TCTGGGCGAGATGGTCGTGCAGGGCGCCGTCACGCCCGACAACTTCGTCGTTGACAAGGCAACGGGTGAGATTACGCGTCGCATCATCTCGGACAAGCACATCAAGATGATTCGCAAGCCCGAAGGCGACGTCGAGGAAGTCGATGTTCCCGCCGATGAGCGCAAGCAGCAGGTCATTACCGACGAGCAAATCAAGGAGCTCGCAGACTACGCCAAGCAGCTCGAGAAGCATTATGGCTGCTACATGGATATGGAGTGGGGCATCGACGAGCGCGACGGCAAGGTCTGGCTGCTCCAGGCGCGTCCCGAGACGGTCTGGTCGCGCAAGAAGGCCGATGGCGAGGTTGCCGATGAGGCAGACGACGCCGCAACCGAGAACCTCGATGTCATCGTCACCGGTCTGCCGGCCTCTCCCGGCAAGGTCGCCGGCAAGGCACATGTCATCACCGATCCCGCCCTCATCGACGAGTTCAAGGATGGCGAGATTCTCGTCACCACGATGACCGCTCCCGACTGGGTTCCCGCCATGCAGAAGGCACTTGCCATCGTCACCGATGCCGGTGGCATGACCTGCCACGCCGCCATCGTCAGCCGCGAGATGGGCATTCCCTGCATCGTCGGCACGGCGAGCCGCTCGCAAGAGGCCACGGCCTCGATCCAGGACGGCCAGGAGATCACGGTCGATGCCTCCAACGGCACCGTGTACGCCGGTATCGTCAAGAGCATGGTCTCCGAGGCACCTGCTGCCGATGCCGCACCTGCGGCTGCTGCCTACGTGGCTCCTGTCACGGGCACCAAGATTTACATGAACCTCGGCAATCCCGACCTCGCCGAAAAGCACGGCAAGCTCCCGTGCGACGGCGTCGGCCTCATGCGCGAGGAGTTCATCTGGACCACCTTCATCCACGAGCACCCCATGCATCTCATCGAGACTGGCCGCGCCAACGAGGCTGTCGACATGCTCGCCGAGGGCATGCGCAAGGTCGCGAGCGCTCTTTCCCCGCGCCAGGTCGTGCTGCGCCTCTCCGACTTCAAGTCCAGCGAGTACCGTGGCCTCACCGGCGGCGACAAGTACGAGCCCGAAGAGCCCAGTGCGCTGCTTGGTTGGCGTGGCGCGTCGCGTTACTACGATCCCAAGTATCTTCCGGCCTTCAAGCTCGAGCTCCAGGCCATCAAGAAGGTTCGTGACGAGTACGGCTTCAAGAACCTCCAGGTCATGATTCCGTTCTGCCGCACCGTCAAGGAGGCCGAGATCGTCACGGGCATCATGGCCGAGGAGGGCCTGGTGCGCAGCCCGGACTTCAAGATCTGGCTCATGGCCGAGATTCCCAGTAACATCATCATGGCCGATCAGTTCAACAAGTTTGTTGACGGCTACTCCATCGGCAGCAACGATCTCACCATGCTGATTCTGGGCCTCGACCGCGATAACGAGATTATCCAGGATGTCGCCGACGGCCGTGACCTCGCCGTCAAGCGTGCCATCCGCCATCTTATCGAGGTCGCTCACAGGGATGGCAAGACTGTGTCCATCTGCGGTCAGCTCCCGAGCATCTATCCGGAGTTCTGCGAGTTCCTCATCAAGAGCGGCATCGACTCCATCTCGGTCAATCCGGATGCGGTCATCCACACCAAGCAGATTGCGGCTCAGATCGAGCACAAGATGATGCTCGACAAGCTCACAGGTCGTGGCAAGGAAGAGGCCGAGGACCTCACCTGGTAAGCAATCCAGCTTCACCACATCGAGCAGGAGAGGGGCGACCGCATTGCGGCCGCCCCTTTTTTCATGTGCCAAGGACGCACGTGTCAGGGGGTCTGACCCCTTGGCATATGCATCGTGTTGGGGCTGATGGCCCGGAGAGGGTAGGGCCGAGGTTTAAGGGAGCGCACCGTTAAGACCGCGAAGCGGGCCGTCGGGAAGCGACCATCGAGGCCCCCCGGACCATCAGACTCGCTATATATCCCACTGGTACGTGCGCATGTCAACGTGGCCGTCGTCTTTGAGCTCGATGCCCTCTTCGGTCAGGAGCGCAGCCTGCTCGTTCCAACCGGGCACAAGACGACCTACGGCGTTTACGACGCGATGGCAGGGATACTCGCCGTAGAACTGCGATTCCTTGAGCACCTTGCCCACGAGGCGCGCGTTCTTGGGCCTGCCGATGAGTCGGGCAATTTGCCCGTAAGTCGCGACGCAACCTGAGGGAATCTCGGCAACGGTCTCGAGAATCTCATAGACGAGATCATCGTCGAGCACATGACCGTTGCTTGAGCTTCGTGCCTCGCGAGAGAATATCTCCTCGAAATCCAATTAGATCCTCCTGCAAATGAATGGGCTGCGGCCAGCGAACAGACGCGCAATGACCGAAGCATCTATACGCTGCTGCCCATTTTCTAGAAAGTATACGCAAAATTGCACGGCTCACTGTGAACGAAGTGTCGCCTGAATTACAATTACCGCATCTGTGTAATCTCAACCATGAAGGAGCTTGCATATGGCTGACGCTATTGCTGGCGAACTGACCATCGCCGAGGATGTCATCACCGACTTGGCCGGTTATGCCGCCCTCGAGAGTTATGGCATCGTGGGCATGGCCGCCCCGACGCTTTCCGATGGAATTGCCAAGCTGCTGCCCGCGAGTCGCCTGCGTCGCGGTATCAACGTCGAGAGGACCGATGATGCCATCGACATCGACCTGTACGTCATCATCGAGCACGGGACCAATCTCGCCGAGGTGAGTCGCATGCTCGCCGACAAGGTCAAGTTCACGCTCGAGGATGGCGCGCAATTGCCCGTTCGCAATGTGAACGTCCACGTGCAGGGCGTGAAGGTTCGCGATTAGCAGCTTGTAGGATTCGATACTCAACAGGGATATATCCATGAACATTGACGATATTCGCACATGCATCGCCACCGCTTCCGCAGAGCTGTCTGCGCGCAAGGAAGAGATCAACCGCCTCAACGTCTTTCCGGTGCCCGATGGCGATACGGGAACGAACATGTCGCTGA
This window of the Coriobacteriaceae bacterium genome carries:
- the ppsA gene encoding phosphoenolpyruvate synthase, whose translation is MDRDKAYVLWFDELRREDVEIVGGKSSSLGEMTSETDVPVPYGFATTAYAYRQFMERTGLDKEIREELKKLTDVEDSALLREVTDNIRAMIVAEEMPADIVEAIKDAYAELGNKMHVDDPFVAVRSSATAEDLPDASFAGQQDTYLNVHGPDMVVQKIKECYASTFTDRATYYREKTGFDHLSIALSATVQMMVFSKAAGVMFSLDVTNGNDKVVTIEGSYGLGEMVVQGAVTPDNFVVDKATGEITRRIISDKHIKMIRKPEGDVEEVDVPADERKQQVITDEQIKELADYAKQLEKHYGCYMDMEWGIDERDGKVWLLQARPETVWSRKKADGEVADEADDAATENLDVIVTGLPASPGKVAGKAHVITDPALIDEFKDGEILVTTMTAPDWVPAMQKALAIVTDAGGMTCHAAIVSREMGIPCIVGTASRSQEATASIQDGQEITVDASNGTVYAGIVKSMVSEAPAADAAPAAAAYVAPVTGTKIYMNLGNPDLAEKHGKLPCDGVGLMREEFIWTTFIHEHPMHLIETGRANEAVDMLAEGMRKVASALSPRQVVLRLSDFKSSEYRGLTGGDKYEPEEPSALLGWRGASRYYDPKYLPAFKLELQAIKKVRDEYGFKNLQVMIPFCRTVKEAEIVTGIMAEEGLVRSPDFKIWLMAEIPSNIIMADQFNKFVDGYSIGSNDLTMLILGLDRDNEIIQDVADGRDLAVKRAIRHLIEVAHRDGKTVSICGQLPSIYPEFCEFLIKSGIDSISVNPDAVIHTKQIAAQIEHKMMLDKLTGRGKEEAEDLTW
- a CDS encoding MGMT family protein is translated as MLDDDLVYEILETVAEIPSGCVATYGQIARLIGRPKNARLVGKVLKESQFYGEYPCHRVVNAVGRLVPGWNEQAALLTEEGIELKDDGHVDMRTYQWDI
- a CDS encoding Asp23/Gls24 family envelope stress response protein, which codes for MADAIAGELTIAEDVITDLAGYAALESYGIVGMAAPTLSDGIAKLLPASRLRRGINVERTDDAIDIDLYVIIEHGTNLAEVSRMLADKVKFTLEDGAQLPVRNVNVHVQGVKVRD